In a genomic window of Henningerozyma blattae CBS 6284 chromosome 9, complete genome:
- the SKI8 gene encoding SKI complex subunit WD repeat protein SKI8 (similar to Saccharomyces cerevisiae SKI8 (YGL213C); ancestral locus Anc_3.526), whose amino-acid sequence MSKLFISTANAGKAHEADIFQLSVISPYTITVSGDGYLKLWINKLQDNQSPKEFVFSHFVHKSGLHHVDSYYDHDVCIVTCVSFSGEIFMFQINTTEHTCEPIDLIKDDTLKKKSFWAVKWFKSQDLVVSHRFAATDVKGNTYVWKFSTGVKKNAQEMEQDQRQRQGDGKRGEKKIVKEEEVQFAIGEPSMIFDGVIPPPSPSFAICLDISPKGQIATGFSNGNVVVSQLSTLRPIYTFEGFGIKGIAQNSSTIRNLKFSPLGNLLAVANDSGSYGCITLYETEYGERIGNFSVPTHSNQSSIGSFAHMGWVFGLSFNSTGEVLASCGYDGKIRVWDIKLKERLSTINISANDIEIEQDILTQDENGDSLLTPAVMDVSFIGKGIRGGMNSETNEGLVCVAMDRSVRWFREAGGK is encoded by the coding sequence AtgtcaaaattatttatatctaCTGCCAATGCAGGTAAAGCACATGAAGCTGACATTTTCCAGTTATCGGTGATTTCACCATACACCATTACTGTATCTGGAGATGggtatttgaaattatggATCAATAAATTACAAGATAATCAATCACCAAAAGAATTTGTATTCAGTCATTTCGTTCATAAATCAGGTTTGCATCATGTAGATTCTTATTACGACCATGATGTATGTATAGTGACATGTGTCTCATTTTCTggagaaatatttatgtttcaaataaatacaacAGAGCATACCTGTGAGCCAATCGATTTGATCAAAGATGATactttgaagaaaaaatcattttgGGCTGTTAAATGGTTCAAAAGTCAAGATTTAGTCGTATCGCATAGATTTGCAGCTACAGATGTTAAGGGGAATACTTATGTTTGGAAATTCTCTACAGgtgttaaaaaaaatgcacAAGAAATGGAGCAAGATCAGAGACAAAGGCAAGGGGATGGGAAGCGTggagagaaaaaaatagtaaaagaagaagaagtgCAATTTGCCATTGGCGAACCTTCCATGATATTTGATGGTGTAATCCCTCCGCCATCACCCTCATTTGCCATTTGTTTAGATATATCACCAAAGGGACAAATTGCCACCGGGTTTTCTAATGGTAATGTTGTAGTATCTCAATTATCTACGTTAAGACCTATATATACGTTTGAAGGGTTTGGTATTAAAGGTATTGCACAAAATAGTAGTACGATCCgtaatttaaaattctcACCATTGGGAAATCTATTAGCTGTGGCTAATGATTCCGGATCATATGGCTGTATTACATTGTATGAGACAGAATATGGAGAGCGTATAGGTAACTTTTCTGTCCCCACACATTCCAATCAAAGTAGTATTGGATCATTTGCCCATATGGGATGGGTGTTTGGACTATCCTTTAATTCTACGGGAGAAGTATTGGCATCTTGTGGATATGATGGTAAGATTAGAGTTTGGGATatcaaattgaaagaaaGATTGAGTACTATCAATATATCAGCcaatgatattgaaatagAACAAGATATTTTGACTCAAGATGAAAATGGTGATTCTCTTTTGACTCCTGCAGTAATGGACGTATCCTTTATTGGGAAAGGTATTCGTGGAGGAATGAATTCCGAAACAAATGAAGGTCTTGTTTGTGTTGCAATGGACCGTAGTGTAAGATGGTTCCGTGAAGCTGGGGGTAAATAA
- the MDM34 gene encoding ERMES complex subunit MDM34 (similar to Saccharomyces cerevisiae MDM34 (YGL219C); ancestral locus Anc_3.529) yields the protein MSFQFNEKLFAEKGFNEVLKEKLCKALNSFSKLDILKSEIQVYELEFERMPEFEILDLNVQPVDLNQTKPVLKAICKIAWQDISIKIKTEIESNLLYLSIKNQPEFIQPEINCNDSFDLPIIMNFKRIQFKSIMNCFVKQSGVGITFNDVILDFQFDCSIKFLQNTITKRLKNSMNAVFKSVLPELIFSMSQTWFNKHDENENLLRLGKAEEQEELINTKFEENEINELSPVNMLKLSTIISSRQTLSLNSINNSTRSVRNPFESFGCIYRANLPILLSRLPSLNNAFCKDANNTLMGIVKGGDYDSNRNLSMCSINSNSSSNGGGSSMTRIDENQIHQSVVETNSYSLEDIIGIQNKLYERQIHGDTKVKPNRRKIRLSRRRHQEQVQEQVPSIEKPTLEEPPVVERPPIEKRVTLPRIASALVADDCSAEHKISAESRDGAAQVMRQLQCFKLPDKCLLHYEDQRGSITGNVTGSASILLKLPRGQPGCVWGVETHMPPPYNA from the coding sequence ATGTCGTTCCAATTCAACGAAAAGTTGTTTGCGGAAAAGGGTTTCAACGAGGTATTGAAGGAGAAATTATGTAAAGCCTTAAACTCGTTCTCTAAACTTGACATATTGAAGAGTGAGATTCAGGTTTATGAGTTGGAATTTGAAAGGATGCCTGAGTTTGAAATCCTAGATTTGAATGTGCAGCCTGTGGATTTGAATCAAACAAAACCAGTGTTGAAAGCCATTTGTAAGATTGCGTGGCAGGATATTTCGATAAAGATTAAGACTGAAATAGAATCTAATCTATTATATCTCTCTATTAAGAACCAGCCTGAATTTATCCAACCTGAGATTAATTGTAACGATTCTTTTGATTTGCCCATTATAATGAATTTCAAGCGAATCCAATTCAAATCTATAATGAATTGCTTTGTCAAGCAAAGTGGGGTCGGAATTACATTCAATGATGTGATATTagattttcaatttgattGTTCAATCAAATTCTTACAAAACACAATAACGAAAAGATTGAAGAATTCCATGAATGCAGTATTCAAGAGTGTATTACCGGAGTTGATCTTTTCTATGTCACAAACTTGGTTTAATAAACACGATGAAAATGAGAATTTATTGAGATTGGGCAAGGCAGAGGAGCAAGAAGAGCTAATAAATACCAAGTTTGAAGAGAATGAGATCAACGAACTATCTCCAGTAAACATGTTGAAATTGTCTACTATTATATCTTCAAGACAAACGTTATCATTGAAttccattaataattctacacGTTCAGTGAGAAATCCCTTTGAATCATTCGGCTGTATCTATAGAGCTAATCTACCCATCTTATTATCACGATTACCATCTTTAAATAACGCCTTTTGCAAAGATGCAAATAATACTTTGATGGGTATAGTCAAGGGAGGAGATTATGATAGTAATCGTAATTTATCGATGTGTTCGataaatagtaatagtagTAGTAATGGGGGTGGCAGTAGCATGACACGTATAGATGAAAATCAAATCCATCAAAGTGTGGTGGAAACAAACAGTTACTCACTGGAAGATATCATTGGCATTCAAAACAAATTATATGAAAGACAGATTCACGGTGACACAAAAGTGAAGCCTAATCGTCGTAAAATCAGACTCAGTAGACGTCGCCATCAAGAGCAGGTACAAGAACAGGTACCTTCAATTGAGAAACCAACACTGGAAGAGCCGCCAGTAGTGGAAAGACCTCCAATAGAAAAAAGGGTCACGTTACCTCGGATTGCAAGTGCTTTGGTCGCCGACGACTGTTCGGCCGAACATAAAATTTCGGCCGAGTCTCGTGATGGTGCAGCACAAGTGATGCGCCAGTTACAATGTTTCAAATTGCCAGACAAGTGTTTATTACATTACGAAGATCAACGAGGAAGCATAACAGGAAATGTTACAGGAAGTGCTAGTATCTTGCTGAAACTTCCTAGAGGCCAACCAGGCTGTGTATGGGGCGTGGAGACACATATGCCGCCGCCATACAATGCATAA
- the TBLA0I03320 gene encoding uncharacterized protein (similar to Saccharomyces cerevisiae YER034W; ancestral locus Anc_3.532), giving the protein MDYASQKNDRRRQFQERRSLKARHETPTARKHRLQNSAQNNEELVPQEVLLPSNESRYEELGQLGDSLEDSEQAEHLRTRARDAAAAAEARSLELTTNSTHRSVPAKKQLAQLDTADLNNILQKGMSEGANAKSNRSVNTSANVNTSTDADDGVTTSTTRNTQKIISPSYGPSRTFYKLTQLLPSLIQISKTIKIS; this is encoded by the coding sequence ATGGACTATGCATCACAGAAGAATGACCGTCGCCGTCAGTTTCAAGAACGTCGTAGCCTTAAGGCACGCCACGAGACCCCTACAGCTCGCAAGCACCGTCTTCAAAACAGCGCCCAGAATAACGAAGAGCTTGTCCCACAAGAGGTCTTACTACCATCCAATGAATCTCGCTATGAAGAACTGGGCCAATTGGGTGATTCTTTAGAAGACTCTGAGCAGGCAGAGCATTTACGCACACGTGCCCGTGatgcagcagcagcagcagaaGCTCGTTCACTTGAGCTCACCACAAATTCTACCCACAGATCTGTACCAGCTAAGAAGCAATTGGCTCAGTTGGATACTGCAGATCTGAATAATATACTACAAAAAGGAATGAGTGAAGGCGCTAATGCCAAATCAAATAGAAGTGTTAATACCAGTGCTAATGTCAATACAAGTACTGACGCTGATGATGGTGTAACCACCTCTACAACACGAAATactcaaaaaataattagcCCCTCATATGGTCCATCAAGAACTTTCTACAAGCTAACTCAACTGCTTCCAAGCTTAATCCAGATCTCGAAGACGATCAAGATTTCCTAG
- the ARB1 gene encoding ATP-binding cassette family ATPase ARB1 (similar to Saccharomyces cerevisiae ARB1 (YER036C); ancestral locus Anc_3.534) — MPPVSASKAKRDAKKAEREAKKAAQGKTVKRLGKKKESKEEEDEAEVAAKEIAKMKLQMDEDGISDRVTTGVLASLETSRDIKLTSVSLLFHGKVLIQDSTLELNYGRHYGLLGENGCGKSTFLKAIANREYPIPENIDIYLLDEPAEPSEYSALEYVVREAQNELQRLEDLAEKIVLEEGPESELLDPLYERMDSLDPDTFESRAAVILIGLGFNSTTILKKTKDMSGGWKMRVALAKALFVKPTLLLLDDPTAHLDLEACVWLEEYLKRFDRTLVLVSHSQDFLNGVCTNMLDMRLQKLTQYGGNYDSYIKTRTELETNQMKQYNKQQEEIAHIKKFIASAGTYANLVKQAKSRQKILDKMEADGLIQPVVQDRVFSFRFPQVDRLPPPVLAFDDISFSYDGKPENNLYEHLNFGVDMDSRIALVGPNGVGKSTLLKIMTGELMSQSGRVSRHTHVKLGVYSQHSQDQLDLTKSALEFVRDKYSNISQDFQYWRGQLGRYGLTGEAQTVLMGTLSEGQRSRVVFALLALEQPNVLLLDEPTNGLDIPTIDSLADAINEFNGGVVVVSHDFRLLDKIAKDIFVVEHKTATRWDGSILEYKSKLAKNVVL; from the coding sequence ATGCCTCCAGTATCTGCCTCCAAAGCCAAGAGAGACGCTAAGAAAGCTGAAAGAGAAGCTAAGAAAGCTGCTCAAGGTAAAACTGTCAAAAGACTaggtaaaaaaaaggaatctaaagaagaagaagatgaagctGAAGTCGCTGCCAAAGAAATCGCTAAGATGAAATTACAAATGGATGAGGATGGTATTTCTGATCGTGTTACCACCGGTGTTTTAGCTTCCTTGGAAACATCTAGAGATATTAAGTTAACTTCTGTTTCCTTATTATTCCACGGTAAAGTATTAATTCAAGATTCTACTTTAGAATTGAATTATGGTCGTCACTATGGTTTATTAGGTGAAAACGGTTGTGGTAAATCTACATTTTTGAAAGCTATTGCCAATAGAGAATATCCTATTCCAGAAAACATcgatatttatttgttagATGAACCAGCTGAACCAAGTGAATATTCTGCCTTGGAATATGTCGTTAGAGAAGCTCAAAATGAATTACAAAGATTGGAAGATTTAGCTGAAAAGATCGTCTTGGAAGAAGGTCCTGAATCTGAATTATTGGATCCATTATATGAAAGAATGGATTCTTTAGATCCCGATACTTTTGAAAGTAGAGCTGCTGTTATCTTAATTGGTTTAGGTTTCAATTCTACTACTATTTTGAAGAAGACTAAAGATATGTCTGGTGGTTGGAAGATGCGTGTTGCTCTTGCCAAGGCCTTATTTGTGAAACCAACGTTATTATTGCTGGATGACCCAACTGCTCATTTAGATTTAGAAGCCTGTGTTTGGTTAGAAGAATACTTGAAGAGATTCGACCGTACTTTGGTGTTGGTTTCTCACTCTCAAGATTTCTTGAATGGTGTCTGTACAAATATGTTGGATATGAGATTACAAAAATTGACTCAATATGGTGGTAACTACGATTCTTATATCAAGACTAGAACCGAATTGGAAACCAATCAAATGAAGCAATATAACAAACaacaagaagaaattgCCCATATCAAGAAGTTTATTGCATCTGCCGGTACATATGCTAACTTGGTCAAGCAAGCCAAATCCAGACAAAAGATTTTGGATAAGATGGAGGCTGATGGGTTGATTCAACCAGTCGTTCAAGATCGTGTCTTTTCCTTCAGATTCCCACAAGTTGATAGATTACCACCACCAGTTTTAGCTTTTGAtgatatttcattttcttatGATGGTAAACCTGAAAATAACTTATATGAACATTTGAACTTCGGTGTTGATATGGATTCTCGTATTGCATTAGTTGGTCCTAATGGTGTTGGTAAATCCACATTATTAAAGATCATGACTGGTGAATTGATGTCCCAATCTGGTCGTGTATCTAGACATACACACGTGAAATTGGGTGTTTATTCTCAACATTCTCAAGATCAATTGGATTTAACCAAGAGTGCATTAGAATTTGTTAGAGATAAGTATTCTAATATATCGCAAGATTTCCAATACTGGAGAGGTCAATTAGGTCGGTATGGTTTGACTGGTGAAGCTCAAACTGTCTTGATGGGTACACTATCCGAAGGTCAACGGTCTCGTGTTGTTTTTGCATTATTGGCTTTAGAACAACCAAATGTCTTATTACTGGATGAACCTACCAATGGTTTAGATATTCCTACTATTGATTCTTTAGCAGACGCTATCAATGAATTCAATGGTggtgttgttgttgtttcaCACGATTTCAGATTATTAGATAAGATTGCTAAGGATATCTTTGTGGTAGAACATAAGACTGCTACTAGATGGGATGGTTCTATCTTGGAATATAAGAGTAAGCTTGCCAAGAATGTTGTTTTGTAG
- the COG1 gene encoding Golgi transport complex subunit COG1 (similar to Saccharomyces cerevisiae COG1 (YGL223C); ancestral locus Anc_3.535) yields the protein MSNEGISQEVIELFENENINSIRDYHNELNHKVSKLKIQLDKELLNNYNEILKVTESFDSILNSMKIADNQFRSLCFDDEQFKLNKLKEPILNKLNLSEEEKNELKRQDEIDLNNNNESLLVLKLADWSFVIDEFIDCINKNNAMLQHDTEGNNNNAGGSSTNNLMSSQEIPKIVFEKVNQMFCNLESDIISKIKNNGEYCQVLNKSCSKFLKNVEKMEITNFDINQLTNKQWIEMYNILHLDEYPWDQDKKLHERVIDKIFDKLLITQRDINILLKCTNEPIITQFINSEEFKKRLAIKTRDDLQIQLTRLERVLAEKPDGKEKHEGEDILYPYDSNRMPDVKTILNKANLNSNGLGNSQRSQCHELIIKLLELLKRLKDLNETDDEIINKLERLHKQMLDTTQSKNKEHVVTGETMDHVVAQVLSRYQNHQFSNLLEKQLVQLQDLAGH from the coding sequence ATGAGTAACGAAGGAATAAGTCAAGAAGTGATTGAACTGTTTGAGAATGAGAATATAAACTCTATTCGGGATTATcataatgaattaaatcataAAGTTTCGAAGTTAAAGATTCAGTtagataaagaattattaaacaattataatgaaattttaaaagttaCTGAATCATTTGACAGTATTTTGAATAGTATGAAGATTGCAGATAATCAATTCAGATCCTTATGTTTTGATGACGAACAAttcaaattgaataaattaaaggaacctatattaaataaattaaatttatctgaggaagaaaaaaatgaactAAAAAGGCAAGATGagattgatttaaataataacaacgAAAGTTTACTTGTACTCAAGTTAGCAGATTGGTCATTTGTCATTGACGAATTTATCGATTGTATCAATAAGAATAATGCAATGCTTCAACATGATACCGAGGGGAACAACAACAACGCCGGTGGTAGTTCTACGAATAATTTGATGTCTTCACAAGAGATTCCCAAGAttgtatttgaaaaagtGAATCAAATGTTTTGCAACCTAGAAAGTGATATTATTTcgaagataaaaaataatggcGAATATTGTCAAGTATTGAATAAAAGTTgttctaaatttttaaagaatgtggaaaaaatggaaattacaaattttgACATCAATCAATTGACAAATAAGCAATGGATCGAGATGTATAACATCCTACATTTGGATGAATATCCATGGGAccaagataaaaaattacacGAGAGAGTCATCGACAAGATCTTTGATAAGTTATTGATCACCCAGCGtgatataaatatactttTGAAATGTACCAATGAACCAATTATAActcaatttattaatagtgaagaatttaaaaaaaggttAGCTATCAAAACTCGTGATGATTTACAAATCCAGTTAACTAGATTGGAACGTGTTTTGGCAGAGAAACCTGACGGCAAAGAAAAACATGAAGGAGAGGATATTTTATACCCTTATGATAGTAATCGTATGCCTGATGTCAAGACTATCTTAAACAAAGccaatttaaattctaatgGATTGGGTAATTCCCAAAGATCACAATGTCatgaattaattattaaattactAGAGTTATTGAAACGGTTGAAAGATTTGAATGAAactgatgatgaaattattaataaactgGAACGTTTACATAAACAAATGTTAGATACTACTcaatctaaaaataaagagcACGTTGTGACAGGCGAAACTATGGATCATGTGGTGGCTCAAGTCTTAAGTCGCTACCaaaatcatcaattttCCAACCTGCTAGAAAAGCAATTGGTGCAATTACAAGATTTGGCTGGGCATtga
- the PHM8 gene encoding bifunctional nucleotidase/lysophosphatidic acid phosphatase (similar to Saccharomyces cerevisiae PHM8 (YER037W) and SDT1 (YGL224C); ancestral locus Anc_3.536), producing MTTLQFTKQIPVSKLRQFTYPIDSNDAKLTYRQKIEGQLKLNTAHLDSLDYPGSKVTFDINQSLIAKQDPNNRIFYFDIDNCLYKKSTHIQDYMQLAIINYLIHEVGLNEKHAMEINSSYYKKYGLVIKGLVQLHHVDALEYNRMVDDSLPLQDLLTQDIKLRNFLMQLRSTCKFNKFWLFTNAYKTHALRVIRILGIADLFDGITYCDYSKDDASQFIAKPDPRFFEKAKLQSGLTDWNHAWFADDSWINLNEALRLGINHVVNVNELTTTPPLINTLVQLNDTLDDQKDVLVDTITVDSSMSLSSMPYSDESTTTVEDVQESHELPENAFVVNDLTQLKEVVPELFN from the coding sequence ATGACAACCCTACAATTTACTAAACAAATTCCTGTCTCCAAGTTGAGACAGTTCACATACCCAATAGATTCCAACGATGCCAAGTTAACTTACAGACAAAAGATTGAAGgacaattgaaattgaatacAGCTCATTTGGATTCCTTGGATTATCCAGGGTCTAAAGTCACTTTTGATATAAACCAATCTCTCATTGCTAAGCAAGATCCGAATAACAggattttttattttgatattgataacTGTCTATATAAGAAATCGACTCATATACAGGATTATATGCAGTTGGCTATTATCAACTATCTAATCCATGAAGTTGGTTTGAATGAGAAACATGCTATGGAAATAAACAGCTCATATTATAAGAAGTACGGTCTTGTCATTAAAGGTTTGGTTCAGTTACATCATGTGGATGCCTTAGAATATAATAGAATGGTGGATGATTCTCTACCGTTGCAAGATTTGTTGACTCAAGATATAAAGTTACGTAATTTCCTGATGCAGTTGAGAAGCACCTGTAAATTTAACAAGTTTTGGTTATTCACAAATGCATACAAGACTCATGCATTAAGAGTGATCCGTATTCTTGGTATTGCTGATCTGTTTGATGGTATTACTTACTGCGATTATTCCAAAGATGATGCCTCGCAATTCATTGCCAAACCTGATCCACGATTTTTCGAGAAGGCAAAATTACAAAGTGGATTAACAGATTGGAACCATGCTTGGTTTGCCGATGATTCTTGGATCAATTTAAACGAAGCCCTAAGACTGGGCATTAATCATGTGGTCAATGTAAACGAATTAACCACTACGCCTCCCTTAATAAATACTTTGGTTCAATTAAATGACACATTAGACGATCAAAAAGATGTGCTGGTCGATACTATCACTGTAGACTCTTCCATGTCTTTATCTTCAATGCCATATTCTGATGAATCCACAACAACGGTGGAGGATGTGCAGGAATCTCACGAATTACCGGAGAATGCATTTGTAGTCAATGATTTGACACAATTGAAAGAAGTGGTTCCCGaattgtttaattaa